The Carassius gibelio isolate Cgi1373 ecotype wild population from Czech Republic chromosome B9, carGib1.2-hapl.c, whole genome shotgun sequence genome includes a region encoding these proteins:
- the carf gene encoding calcium-responsive transcription factor isoform X2, with protein MEEEERDVEGVFQSEEREDGLQCDKNSKAEENATVQELAPDIPASETVAANQKPPTVPTQMDNLIIVDQNGQPIQYDRLVIVTGGNGPLYGVPSVSMGAAQMLLPHGQLLNVAKSSGVFVEKRQQTIITSIKDSDGTHSVASVAAQNVTDIKIQSKSPPDVFEPPVKPLPPGAPNWALRLRRCEKIGDSYRGYCNTEAELEAILLLHKQQTHTVFGTRQSPSPAKPATRLMWKSQYVPYDGIPFVNAGSRAIVMECQFGPRRKGVQPKKGLEQETNQNILYKATCPARIYIKKVRKFLEYKVPTDPKVDKKVVRQEQEKAFFNLKKTLWDAGGVVRYYIQLPTENAHLYHDMDTADLPPLPEQICFTEEQNEEEDTEELDVLMEDGTPLPSRLHPLVAEKICELVAQGHNEVYTVRKQLRRFVEREMFRSEEVPERHNLCFFPTVIDIKNHIHEAQKALQMTTGPLATSDTEWKAEANNLLSETLTLALTPATVGVSSQKEGLLEGSDTLSPEAVQLFSSLSSLQPKIFAHLQAIQLQPALCPVEETVQPTTAPAEAQELSSPQPVLLSPSHFLQSSPSAGESTAVCDGMSQLVSVASAAEGDFTQILLEDGQAIPVQVVQPASITLTASADQTPVK; from the exons AtggaggaggaagagagagatgtGGAGGGTGTTTTTCAGTCAGAAGAGAGAGAGGATGGACTG CAATGTGACAAAAACTCAAAAGCTGAAGAAAATGCAACTGTACAAGAGCTCGCACCAGACATTCCAGCCTCAGAAACTGTagcagccaatcagaagcctcCCACTGTCCCCACGCAAATGGACAACTTAATTATAGTTGACCAAAATGGACAACCTATTCAGTATGATCGGTTG GTGATTGTGACAGGGGGGAATGGACCATTATATGGTGTCCCATCTGTGTCTATGGGGGCCGCTCAGATGTTACTACCTCATGGTCAGCTGTTGAATGTCGCAAAGTCATCAG GTGTCTTTGTGGAGAAAAGACAGCAGACAATAATAACATCAATAAAAGACAGTGATGGCACTCATAGTGTAGCGTCAGTGGCAGCTCAGAATGTCACTGATATTAAAATTCAGAGTAAAAG TCCTCCTGATGTATTTGAGCCTCCAGTGAAGCCACTTCCACCAGGGGCACCAAACTGGGCTCTGAGACTGCGCCGGTGTGAG AAGATCGGTGACTCGTACCGTGGTTACTGTAACACAGAGGCAGAGCTGGAAGCCATTCTGCTTCTACACAAGCAGCAGACCCACACCGTGTTTGGCACCCGTCAGTCTCCCTCACCGGCTAAACCTGCCACCAGACTCATGTGGAAATCACAGTATGTGCCATATGATGGCATTCCCTTTGTTAATGCAG GAAGCAGAGCAATTGTGATGGAATGCCAGTTTGGTCCACGGAGGAAGGGCGTTCAGCCTAAAAAAGGGTTGGAGcaagaaacaaatcaaaacatCCTCTATAAAGCCACCTGCCCTGCCAG aatatatataaaaaaagtacgAAAATTCTTGGAGTACAAGGTTCCAACCGATCCCAAAGTGGACAAGAAGGTAGTGCGGCAAGAGCAGGAGAAAGCCTTCTTCAACCTCAAGAAGACTTTATGGGATGCTGGAGGCGTTGTAAG GTATTACATCCAGCTGCCCACAGAGAACGCCCACCTGTACCACGACATGGACACTGCAGACCTGCCTCCACTTCCAGAGCAGATCTGCTTCACAGAGGAACAAAATGAAGAGGAAGACACAGAGGAGCTGGATGTCCTGATGGAAGATGGGACACCCCTACCCTCTCGACTACACCCGCTCGTAGCAGAGAAGATCTGTGAGCTGGTGGCACAAGGTCATAACGAGGTTTACACTGTCCGCAAGCAGCTCAG GAGGTTTGTGGAACGTGAGATGTTCAGATCGGAGGAAGTGCCTGAGAGACACAATCTGTGTTTCTTTCCCACTGTCATTGACATCAAGAACCACATCCACGAGGCTCAGAAAGCTCTTCAGATGACTACGGGGCCACTGGCTACCTCAGACACAGAA TGGAAAGCAGAGGCTAATAACTTGCTTTCGGAGACTTTGACCTTGGCCCTGACTCCTGCTACTGTGGGCG TATCCTCTCAGAAGGAAGGGCTCCTGGAAGGAAGTGACACTCTTTCTCCAGAAGCTGTGCAGCTCTTCAGCTCTCTCTCATCACTGCAGCCCAAGATCTTTGCACATCTCCAG GCAATCCAGCTCCAGCCTGCCTTGTGTCCCGTGGAAGAAACTGTTCAACCTACAACAGCACCAGCAGAAGCCCAAGAGCTGTCCAGCCCACAGCCTGTCCTGCTGAGTCCGTCCCACTTCCTGCAGTCGAGTCCCAGTGCTGGTGAAAGCACAGCTGTGTGTGACGGCATGAGTCAGCTGGTGAGCGTGGCCTCGGCCGCTGAAGGTGACTTCACACAGATCCTGTTGGAGGACGGACAGGCCATTCCTGTCCAGGTTGTGCAGCCTGCAAGCATAA ctttgacTGCCTCAGCGGACCAAACTCCAGTTAAATAG
- the carf gene encoding calcium-responsive transcription factor isoform X1 → MEEEERDVEGVFQSEEREDGLQCDKNSKAEENATVQELAPDIPASETVAANQKPPTVPTQMDNLIIVDQNGQPIQYDRLVIVTGGNGPLYGVPSVSMGAAQMLLPHGQLLNVAKSSGVFVEKRQQTIITSIKDSDGTHSVASVAAQNVTDIKIQSKSPPDVFEPPVKPLPPGAPNWALRLRRCEKIGDSYRGYCNTEAELEAILLLHKQQTHTVFGTRQSPSPAKPATRLMWKSQYVPYDGIPFVNAGSRAIVMECQFGPRRKGVQPKKGLEQETNQNILYKATCPARIYIKKVRKFLEYKVPTDPKVDKKVVRQEQEKAFFNLKKTLWDAGGVVRYYIQLPTENAHLYHDMDTADLPPLPEQICFTEEQNEEEDTEELDVLMEDGTPLPSRLHPLVAEKICELVAQGHNEVYTVRKQLRYAFKSPRFHLLNNYLLLRREHPDRRFVEREMFRSEEVPERHNLCFFPTVIDIKNHIHEAQKALQMTTGPLATSDTEWKAEANNLLSETLTLALTPATVGVSSQKEGLLEGSDTLSPEAVQLFSSLSSLQPKIFAHLQAIQLQPALCPVEETVQPTTAPAEAQELSSPQPVLLSPSHFLQSSPSAGESTAVCDGMSQLVSVASAAEGDFTQILLEDGQAIPVQVVQPASITLTASADQTPVK, encoded by the exons AtggaggaggaagagagagatgtGGAGGGTGTTTTTCAGTCAGAAGAGAGAGAGGATGGACTG CAATGTGACAAAAACTCAAAAGCTGAAGAAAATGCAACTGTACAAGAGCTCGCACCAGACATTCCAGCCTCAGAAACTGTagcagccaatcagaagcctcCCACTGTCCCCACGCAAATGGACAACTTAATTATAGTTGACCAAAATGGACAACCTATTCAGTATGATCGGTTG GTGATTGTGACAGGGGGGAATGGACCATTATATGGTGTCCCATCTGTGTCTATGGGGGCCGCTCAGATGTTACTACCTCATGGTCAGCTGTTGAATGTCGCAAAGTCATCAG GTGTCTTTGTGGAGAAAAGACAGCAGACAATAATAACATCAATAAAAGACAGTGATGGCACTCATAGTGTAGCGTCAGTGGCAGCTCAGAATGTCACTGATATTAAAATTCAGAGTAAAAG TCCTCCTGATGTATTTGAGCCTCCAGTGAAGCCACTTCCACCAGGGGCACCAAACTGGGCTCTGAGACTGCGCCGGTGTGAG AAGATCGGTGACTCGTACCGTGGTTACTGTAACACAGAGGCAGAGCTGGAAGCCATTCTGCTTCTACACAAGCAGCAGACCCACACCGTGTTTGGCACCCGTCAGTCTCCCTCACCGGCTAAACCTGCCACCAGACTCATGTGGAAATCACAGTATGTGCCATATGATGGCATTCCCTTTGTTAATGCAG GAAGCAGAGCAATTGTGATGGAATGCCAGTTTGGTCCACGGAGGAAGGGCGTTCAGCCTAAAAAAGGGTTGGAGcaagaaacaaatcaaaacatCCTCTATAAAGCCACCTGCCCTGCCAG aatatatataaaaaaagtacgAAAATTCTTGGAGTACAAGGTTCCAACCGATCCCAAAGTGGACAAGAAGGTAGTGCGGCAAGAGCAGGAGAAAGCCTTCTTCAACCTCAAGAAGACTTTATGGGATGCTGGAGGCGTTGTAAG GTATTACATCCAGCTGCCCACAGAGAACGCCCACCTGTACCACGACATGGACACTGCAGACCTGCCTCCACTTCCAGAGCAGATCTGCTTCACAGAGGAACAAAATGAAGAGGAAGACACAGAGGAGCTGGATGTCCTGATGGAAGATGGGACACCCCTACCCTCTCGACTACACCCGCTCGTAGCAGAGAAGATCTGTGAGCTGGTGGCACAAGGTCATAACGAGGTTTACACTGTCCGCAAGCAGCTCAGGTATGCTTTCAAATCTCCTCGCTTTCATTTGCTGAACAACTATTTACTGTTGCGTCGTGAACACCCTGACAGGAGGTTTGTGGAACGTGAGATGTTCAGATCGGAGGAAGTGCCTGAGAGACACAATCTGTGTTTCTTTCCCACTGTCATTGACATCAAGAACCACATCCACGAGGCTCAGAAAGCTCTTCAGATGACTACGGGGCCACTGGCTACCTCAGACACAGAA TGGAAAGCAGAGGCTAATAACTTGCTTTCGGAGACTTTGACCTTGGCCCTGACTCCTGCTACTGTGGGCG TATCCTCTCAGAAGGAAGGGCTCCTGGAAGGAAGTGACACTCTTTCTCCAGAAGCTGTGCAGCTCTTCAGCTCTCTCTCATCACTGCAGCCCAAGATCTTTGCACATCTCCAG GCAATCCAGCTCCAGCCTGCCTTGTGTCCCGTGGAAGAAACTGTTCAACCTACAACAGCACCAGCAGAAGCCCAAGAGCTGTCCAGCCCACAGCCTGTCCTGCTGAGTCCGTCCCACTTCCTGCAGTCGAGTCCCAGTGCTGGTGAAAGCACAGCTGTGTGTGACGGCATGAGTCAGCTGGTGAGCGTGGCCTCGGCCGCTGAAGGTGACTTCACACAGATCCTGTTGGAGGACGGACAGGCCATTCCTGTCCAGGTTGTGCAGCCTGCAAGCATAA ctttgacTGCCTCAGCGGACCAAACTCCAGTTAAATAG